Proteins found in one Paenibacillus borealis genomic segment:
- the minC gene encoding septum site-determining protein MinC, with translation MTVKSKHVRIKGIKDGLVFLLDDKCPFEDLLSELRYKLEHSHQNILTGPIVHVDIKLGNRPVTEEDKEAVLDILKSQGNLLIRSVEALEDPEEKDPEALFLMSGMLRSGQVLHHEGNLLFLGDVNPGGTITCSGDIYILGALKGMAHAGINGNQEAIIAASLLAPTQLRIADIISRPPDEWGTRESSMEFAYLSGGAMQIDKIHNIVKLRQDLNVFKGV, from the coding sequence ATGACAGTTAAATCCAAGCATGTAAGGATTAAGGGCATCAAGGATGGCCTGGTATTCCTGCTAGACGACAAGTGTCCCTTTGAAGATCTCTTAAGCGAGCTTCGCTATAAGCTGGAGCACAGCCATCAAAATATTCTGACCGGACCGATTGTGCATGTAGACATCAAGCTGGGCAACCGGCCTGTTACCGAAGAAGATAAAGAGGCAGTTCTGGATATCCTCAAAAGCCAGGGGAACTTATTAATCCGTTCCGTTGAAGCCTTGGAGGACCCGGAAGAGAAGGATCCGGAAGCATTATTCCTGATGAGTGGAATGCTCCGTTCCGGCCAGGTGCTGCATCATGAGGGCAATCTGCTGTTTCTCGGCGATGTGAATCCGGGAGGAACCATTACCTGCTCAGGGGACATCTATATTCTTGGAGCGCTTAAAGGGATGGCACACGCCGGAATCAACGGTAATCAGGAAGCGATTATTGCCGCTTCTCTGCTGGCTCCTACCCAGCTCCGGATTGCTGATATTATCAGCAGGCCGCCGGATGAATGGGGAACCCGGGAGAGCAGTATGGAATTTGCCTATTTATCAGGCGGTGCTATGCAAATCGACAAAATTCATAATATAGTCAAATTACGTCAGGATTTAAATGTGTTTAAAGGGGTGTAG
- the mreC gene encoding rod shape-determining protein MreC produces MLKLFKLFNNKRLFILLITLVMFIVLMGFSLGQRKNLSWPENFLRDTTGFVQNLFYKPAGYVAGLFQDIGNLHDLAEENKELKILAAQYARDKAQYNFIKAENENYKKDLHFTKAQTDLYNYEYHIANVVSVTTEPSNNTLVIDLGAKDGIRLNMSVTSVEGLVGVISNVSNFTSTVKLMTMMDIHDPNSQPPIAATVFNKEGDTFGMIESYDQQTGMLMMNKIPAGDPIAKDDIIISSGSGGVYPRGMTIGTVQEVKTGDYLTSTAIIKPAAGFQDWKELFVVFTEERAE; encoded by the coding sequence GTGTTGAAACTGTTTAAGCTGTTTAATAATAAACGTTTATTCATATTGCTGATTACACTGGTTATGTTTATTGTGTTGATGGGCTTCAGCCTGGGGCAGAGGAAAAACTTGTCCTGGCCGGAGAACTTCCTCAGGGATACGACCGGTTTCGTGCAGAATTTGTTCTACAAGCCCGCTGGATACGTAGCGGGCTTGTTCCAAGATATCGGCAATCTGCATGATCTGGCGGAAGAGAACAAGGAGCTTAAGATTCTGGCTGCACAATACGCCCGGGATAAAGCGCAGTATAATTTTATCAAGGCCGAGAATGAAAATTATAAAAAAGATCTTCATTTCACTAAGGCGCAAACGGATCTGTATAACTATGAATATCATATCGCTAACGTAGTCAGCGTGACGACAGAGCCGAGCAATAACACGCTCGTTATTGACCTCGGGGCGAAGGACGGCATCAGGCTGAATATGTCTGTAACCTCTGTCGAGGGACTTGTAGGGGTCATAAGCAATGTTAGTAATTTCACCTCTACCGTCAAGCTGATGACGATGATGGATATTCATGATCCCAATTCGCAGCCGCCGATCGCGGCGACAGTGTTTAACAAGGAAGGCGATACCTTTGGGATGATTGAAAGTTACGACCAGCAGACCGGAATGCTGATGATGAACAAAATTCCCGCAGGAGATCCAATTGCCAAGGATGATATCATTATCTCCTCCGGTAGTGGCGGAGTGTATCCGCGCGGAATGACCATCGGTACAGTCCAAGAGGTGAAGACAGGAGATTATTTAACTTCTACTGCAATCATTAAGCCGGCAGCAGGATTCCAGGACTGGAAGGAACTCTTCGTTGTCTTTACGGAGGAGCGTGCAGAATAG
- a CDS encoding glycosyltransferase family 4 protein — translation MKEKLLFISAENPFPQDSGGKLRTGNILNILLAKYDVDLLTYPGSKEPEAIPSLTVHEVQRTMNYRKAMLRSLYKWRNCSYMSHVDVDMKEKITELCSQHAYSHVFISHSLLGCCIDIVRRSLPGTVIITDAHNFESGLSAQLAGRKKGIAKVFYSLNAAWTRRDELKLMDKTNLLLTTSEQDGLSFKALSFKNSFKVHVIPNFIRMGDYRTNTLYPKEPWIILPGNMNYFPNINAATYFYRQIYPLVKARVPDIKWYIVGRDVHPEVAALADNDPSIIITGYVDSVADYIRKAQVVIAPLQEGSGTRLKILEAWALKTPVVSSTKGAEGLLYEHSANIMIADDPVTFAESVTLLLQDHEKGLVLADRAYQTLLANYEVESVREKLLSLV, via the coding sequence ATGAAGGAGAAATTGCTATTCATATCTGCAGAGAATCCATTTCCGCAGGATAGCGGAGGCAAGCTGAGAACGGGCAATATTCTGAATATATTACTCGCCAAATACGATGTGGATCTCTTAACCTATCCTGGTTCCAAAGAGCCGGAAGCCATACCATCCCTTACCGTCCATGAAGTGCAGCGTACTATGAATTACCGCAAAGCGATGCTTCGCTCCCTGTACAAATGGCGCAATTGCTCTTATATGAGCCATGTAGATGTGGATATGAAGGAGAAGATTACCGAGCTCTGCAGCCAGCATGCATACAGCCATGTATTTATTTCGCATAGTCTGCTTGGCTGCTGCATTGACATTGTCCGCCGTTCCTTGCCTGGCACTGTAATTATCACGGACGCGCATAACTTTGAGAGCGGATTATCTGCACAGCTTGCCGGCAGGAAGAAGGGGATCGCCAAAGTTTTTTATTCCCTTAATGCAGCATGGACGCGCAGAGATGAGCTTAAGCTGATGGACAAGACCAACCTGCTGCTTACCACATCCGAACAGGACGGACTGAGCTTCAAGGCACTTTCCTTTAAAAATTCCTTTAAGGTCCACGTGATTCCCAACTTCATACGTATGGGTGACTATCGGACGAATACGCTTTATCCGAAAGAGCCGTGGATTATTCTCCCGGGCAATATGAACTACTTCCCGAACATTAATGCAGCTACCTACTTCTACCGTCAGATCTATCCGCTCGTCAAAGCCAGGGTTCCGGACATCAAATGGTATATCGTTGGCCGGGATGTGCATCCCGAGGTTGCCGCTCTGGCAGATAACGACCCCTCCATCATCATCACCGGGTATGTCGATAGTGTGGCGGACTATATACGGAAGGCGCAGGTTGTGATCGCCCCTCTGCAGGAAGGCAGCGGAACAAGGCTTAAGATCCTTGAGGCCTGGGCGCTCAAGACTCCTGTCGTCTCAAGCACCAAAGGAGCAGAAGGGCTGCTGTATGAGCATTCCGCGAATATTATGATTGCCGATGATCCGGTTACTTTTGCCGAAAGCGTGACGCTATTATTGCAGGATCATGAAAAGGGGTTAGTGCTGGCGGACCGTGCCTACCAGACCCTGCTGGCTAACTATGAGGTGGAAAGTGTCCGGGAGAAGCTGCTTAGCCTGGTCTAA
- a CDS encoding DUF4321 domain-containing protein: MKKKNVGTLLLFLILGWLAGAWIAKLLEPVKALSFLTASTVLKWSPQADLDIITYDITIHLKLCLLSLAGIITAVWLYRRL; this comes from the coding sequence ATGAAGAAGAAAAATGTAGGAACACTGCTGTTATTTCTAATTCTGGGCTGGCTGGCCGGAGCCTGGATTGCCAAGCTGCTGGAACCTGTAAAAGCTCTGTCTTTTCTTACAGCCTCGACTGTACTCAAGTGGTCGCCGCAAGCCGATTTGGACATCATAACCTATGACATCACTATCCATTTGAAATTGTGCCTGCTCAGTCTTGCCGGAATTATAACAGCTGTATGGCTGTACCGCAGACTGTAG
- a CDS encoding Maf family protein — MEHNNTRHIILASGSPRRRELLASLGLPFEVLVSDADESTPPEWTPETIVRNLALRKAEAVIPAAGERNAVIVGSDTIVVLDDKVLGKPVDERDSAEMLSMLQGRTHQVYTGVACIGLAEGRTLVDHRVTSVTMRAMSEDEISAYIATGEPADKAGSYAIQGLGATLVDEIAGCYFNVVGLPLSLLSGMLSGFGISVLNRQG; from the coding sequence GTGGAGCATAACAACACGCGACACATTATTCTTGCCTCGGGTTCGCCGCGGCGGCGTGAACTGTTAGCCTCGCTTGGCCTGCCTTTCGAGGTTCTGGTCAGTGATGCTGATGAGAGTACGCCACCGGAATGGACACCTGAGACCATCGTGCGGAATCTGGCTCTGCGCAAAGCGGAGGCAGTAATCCCTGCAGCCGGTGAACGGAATGCTGTTATTGTCGGCAGCGACACGATTGTTGTGCTTGACGACAAGGTGCTCGGCAAGCCGGTGGACGAGCGGGACAGCGCTGAGATGCTGTCCATGCTGCAGGGCCGAACGCATCAGGTATATACCGGGGTGGCCTGTATTGGTCTTGCAGAGGGACGAACCCTGGTAGATCACCGGGTAACCTCTGTAACTATGAGAGCAATGAGCGAAGATGAAATCTCCGCCTACATAGCGACCGGAGAGCCTGCCGACAAAGCCGGCTCTTATGCAATACAAGGGCTTGGCGCCACCCTGGTGGACGAGATTGCAGGCTGTTATTTTAACGTGGTCGGTCTGCCGCTGTCGCTGCTAAGCGGCATGTTGTCCGGGTTCGGCATTTCTGTGCTGAACCGGCAAGGATAG
- a CDS encoding glycosyltransferase — protein MRERMLFLSAQSQYPEDLEGEIRTENFLDILLERFDIDLLEYCHYRRELTVEPGPALTVHQVKRSSAAQRSLLYPLNKLRSPSPLIGTDKSLQAEITEMCRLNTYSHVFISYYMLSNCLDIVSSLLPEAVIITDAHRFGSRVLENGAAGKRGISKSYHKLNAALIRREERRLMNKTNLLLTATEWDALSFKALSFADAGKVHVVPPYIDLREPAYACRETVIKEKSIVLHWNMNTGQGKNVTLLFLKKIYPLIRAEVPDFRCYIISDKVHPEVAALAHNEATIEIVREVEHTADYIRRASAVVASLREGCGGPIKILEAWALRTPVVCSLRGSEELICETGRDILLAGTTAVFAGHLVKLLTTPELGSIIADQAYRTLLKHYAAEGVREKVLSLV, from the coding sequence ATGAGAGAGAGAATGCTGTTCCTATCAGCCCAGAGTCAATATCCCGAAGATTTAGAAGGAGAAATACGAACAGAGAATTTTCTTGATATTCTGCTGGAGCGTTTTGATATTGATCTGCTCGAGTATTGCCATTACCGCAGGGAATTAACAGTAGAGCCTGGACCTGCGCTTACGGTGCATCAGGTCAAGCGTTCTTCTGCTGCACAGAGATCGCTGCTGTACCCGCTGAACAAGCTGCGCTCACCTTCTCCGCTGATCGGTACGGATAAGTCTTTACAGGCGGAAATCACTGAGATGTGCCGCTTGAATACGTATAGTCATGTGTTTATTTCGTACTATATGCTAAGTAATTGCCTGGATATTGTATCCTCACTGCTTCCGGAGGCGGTCATTATTACAGACGCCCACCGTTTCGGGAGCAGAGTGCTGGAGAATGGGGCGGCTGGTAAACGCGGGATCAGCAAAAGCTATCATAAGCTGAATGCCGCACTGATCCGCCGGGAAGAGCGGAGATTAATGAACAAGACCAATTTGCTGCTGACCGCTACAGAATGGGATGCCCTTTCTTTTAAGGCGCTATCCTTCGCGGATGCAGGCAAGGTGCATGTCGTTCCGCCTTACATCGACCTGAGGGAGCCTGCTTATGCCTGCCGAGAGACAGTAATCAAGGAGAAATCCATTGTCCTTCATTGGAATATGAATACCGGTCAGGGCAAGAATGTGACCTTATTGTTCTTGAAGAAGATATACCCGCTGATCAGAGCGGAGGTGCCGGATTTCCGGTGCTATATCATCAGCGATAAAGTGCATCCGGAGGTTGCAGCCTTGGCACACAATGAAGCTACTATTGAAATTGTCAGGGAAGTTGAACATACAGCCGATTACATCCGCCGGGCCAGTGCCGTGGTTGCTTCTTTGCGTGAAGGCTGCGGGGGGCCGATTAAGATTCTGGAGGCCTGGGCGCTGCGGACTCCGGTAGTCTGCAGCTTGAGAGGTTCGGAGGAATTAATCTGTGAAACTGGACGGGATATTCTGCTCGCAGGCACGACCGCAGTTTTTGCCGGCCATCTGGTGAAGCTGCTTACGACGCCGGAGCTCGGCTCCATTATTGCGGATCAGGCATACCGGACGCTGTTGAAGCATTACGCCGCGGAAGGCGTTAGGGAGAAAGTACTTAGTTTGGTGTAA
- a CDS encoding GGDEF domain-containing protein, translated as MAASLDFKTLLACLFFGNFFTVMLTLAYRSRYPKDGTSLLFLTAKILQLVIMILLLLREYREFKLVLPCIILLNLAGGTAEIFALLKILDVYSERVKRIYYTLTGSASLGLLLLYLLSPDVPRLIASASLAGALLLVYPAYMLCWKVRTTPLQEIMGLLYGIVILSLLCNASGLAYLPPEGSPLGEWIHVFFYIGIYLLMFLGTAGFMLLSREQSYAELERAATYDELTGILNRRAFVLRARPLIAAAAKEVAPFSFLLLDVDHFKQVNDTYGHDTGDKVLRDFARRIERQLGNGDLFGRFGGEEFAVLLHRSDEEASGEVAERLRRSVLDATIEGIPLSYTVSIGLITIVSGERVPLNMLYKLSDTALYQAKQRGRNCVVRSYGYAAGEHGVHP; from the coding sequence ATGGCTGCCAGTTTGGATTTCAAGACACTGCTGGCGTGTCTCTTTTTTGGTAATTTCTTTACGGTTATGCTTACCTTGGCTTACCGGTCGCGTTATCCGAAAGATGGTACATCCCTGTTGTTCCTGACGGCCAAAATTCTGCAGCTGGTGATTATGATCCTTCTGCTGTTAAGGGAATACCGGGAGTTTAAGCTTGTGCTTCCCTGTATTATTCTCTTGAATCTGGCCGGAGGAACCGCAGAAATCTTCGCGTTGCTCAAAATTCTGGATGTCTATTCCGAACGGGTTAAGCGGATTTACTATACATTAACCGGAAGCGCCTCACTTGGTCTTCTCCTGTTGTATCTGCTGTCTCCGGATGTCCCGCGGCTTATTGCGTCTGCCTCGCTTGCGGGGGCGCTGCTGCTGGTCTATCCTGCCTATATGCTATGCTGGAAAGTGAGAACAACACCGCTGCAGGAAATTATGGGCCTGCTGTACGGGATTGTTATCCTGTCGCTGCTTTGCAATGCAAGCGGACTGGCCTATCTTCCGCCTGAGGGCTCGCCCCTCGGTGAATGGATACATGTCTTTTTCTATATCGGAATATATTTGCTGATGTTTCTCGGAACTGCCGGCTTTATGCTGCTCTCCCGGGAGCAGTCCTATGCGGAACTGGAGCGCGCAGCCACCTATGATGAGCTCACCGGCATCCTTAACCGCAGAGCCTTCGTGCTGCGTGCCCGTCCTCTGATTGCTGCCGCTGCCAAGGAAGTGGCGCCCTTCTCGTTCCTGCTGCTGGATGTGGACCATTTCAAACAGGTGAATGATACCTATGGCCATGATACGGGGGACAAGGTGCTGCGCGACTTTGCCCGCAGAATTGAGCGCCAGCTCGGCAACGGTGACCTGTTCGGGCGATTCGGCGGTGAAGAATTTGCCGTGCTGCTGCACCGGTCGGATGAGGAAGCAAGCGGCGAGGTGGCTGAGCGTCTGCGCCGGTCTGTGCTGGATGCCACCATTGAAGGTATACCGCTCTCATACACAGTGAGTATCGGTCTGATCACGATCGTCTCGGGGGAGCGGGTCCCGCTCAATATGTTGTACAAGCTGAGCGATACCGCATTGTACCAGGCGAAGCAGCGCGGACGAAACTGTGTGGTCCGAAGCTATGGCTATGCCGCGGGGGAGCATGGAGTACATCCCTGA
- a CDS encoding rod shape-determining protein has protein sequence MLGGFTKDLGIDLGTANTLVYVRGKGIVVREPSVVAINTDTKTIEAVGESAKKMIGRTPGNIRAIRPMKDGVIADFDTTATMIKYFIRQAQKQRSMFQRHPNVMVCVPSGITAVEQRAVEDATKQAGAREAYIIEEPFAAAIGADLPVWEPTGSMVVDIGGGTTEVAVISLGGIVTSRSVRVAGDEADESIIQYIKRQYNLMIGERTSEQLKMDVGSALPLEKAETMEIRGRDLVTGLPKTLTITSDEICEALSDTVNAIVEAVKVTLEKCPPELAADIMDRGIVLTGGGALLRNLDKLLARETGMPVIVAENPLDCVAIGTGKALENIHLFKSRSSSSLRSKR, from the coding sequence ATGTTAGGTGGTTTTACGAAAGATTTAGGAATTGACTTGGGGACAGCGAATACGCTTGTCTACGTGCGCGGTAAAGGGATTGTTGTAAGAGAGCCTTCCGTGGTAGCCATTAATACTGATACTAAGACGATTGAAGCTGTAGGGGAGTCCGCCAAAAAAATGATCGGACGCACACCGGGCAACATTCGTGCCATTCGTCCGATGAAGGACGGGGTCATTGCCGATTTTGATACTACGGCTACAATGATCAAATATTTTATCCGCCAGGCACAGAAGCAGCGCTCGATGTTCCAGCGCCACCCGAATGTCATGGTCTGTGTACCATCCGGAATTACGGCTGTTGAACAACGCGCCGTTGAAGATGCAACGAAGCAGGCGGGAGCGCGTGAGGCTTATATCATTGAAGAGCCCTTTGCCGCTGCCATCGGAGCAGATCTTCCGGTATGGGAGCCTACAGGAAGTATGGTTGTGGATATCGGCGGAGGAACTACCGAAGTGGCAGTCATCTCGCTCGGCGGTATCGTAACAAGCCGTTCTGTCCGCGTAGCCGGCGATGAAGCGGATGAGTCCATCATCCAATATATCAAACGCCAGTATAATCTCATGATCGGGGAACGCACCTCGGAGCAGCTGAAGATGGATGTGGGTTCCGCTCTGCCGCTCGAGAAAGCCGAAACTATGGAAATCCGCGGCCGCGATCTGGTAACGGGACTTCCGAAGACGCTGACTATTACCTCTGATGAGATCTGTGAAGCGTTGTCGGATACAGTAAACGCTATTGTTGAAGCTGTCAAAGTTACGCTGGAGAAATGTCCGCCGGAGCTTGCTGCTGACATTATGGACCGCGGGATTGTGCTTACAGGCGGCGGTGCGCTTTTGCGTAACCTGGACAAGCTGCTGGCGCGTGAGACCGGAATGCCGGTGATCGTAGCCGAGAATCCGCTGGACTGTGTTGCTATTGGTACAGGCAAGGCACTGGAGAATATTCATTTGTTCAAGAGCCGCAGCAGTTCGAGCCTTCGTTCCAAACGCTAG
- the mreD gene encoding rod shape-determining protein MreD, translated as MRMRSSVLILLLFLLFIIEGTILPWLIPNAWEMRIIPDLVFIVILFVTVYHHRHTALILGLSFGMLHDVVFYGRILGAHSFAMGLSAYLIGLIFQIPRAPLPLMMTVVLLGSLLEDSMLFAIYSVFNLSQQPYNWALLHHMLPTMLFHFAIGLLLYIPLRRQLELLKKETRKEEAA; from the coding sequence GTGAGGATGCGAAGCTCCGTTCTAATTCTATTGTTGTTCCTCTTATTTATCATTGAAGGCACAATCCTTCCTTGGCTGATCCCGAACGCCTGGGAGATGCGGATTATTCCTGATCTCGTGTTTATCGTAATTCTGTTTGTGACGGTATACCATCACCGGCATACGGCACTTATTCTTGGTTTATCCTTCGGAATGCTGCATGATGTGGTGTTCTACGGTCGCATTCTGGGGGCACATTCTTTCGCAATGGGATTATCCGCATATCTGATAGGTCTGATATTCCAGATTCCGCGCGCACCGCTGCCGCTGATGATGACGGTGGTGCTGCTGGGCAGCCTGCTGGAGGACAGCATGCTTTTTGCCATTTACAGCGTCTTTAACCTGAGCCAGCAGCCTTATAACTGGGCGCTTCTGCACCATATGCTGCCTACTATGCTGTTTCATTTTGCTATCGGCTTGCTTCTCTACATTCCGCTCCGGCGCCAGCTTGAGCTGCTGAAGAAAGAGACCCGCAAAGAAGAAGCTGCTTAA
- a CDS encoding SPOR domain-containing protein, whose amino-acid sequence MTFRFDGETAERKAEMADRRMVREPGRTLELEDRGQREEIRTTTHLRADEYIVDLEREEPPRAAEVSYMKSSGPRRRNWDDSDGEYETGQYSIIPDSRTRTIPVYAEDYREDDNGPGEYYPLFEDERDPEPERFGQFSMNGNLYGGSYHTRRPSYWWKFALSVAGALGTGILLGYAALSFIGSGGSGTGNGNGSTAIQTGTVQSQNVTDGGTEADITGVPVEGTGEAVAVHVPVQIAAQSYYLLQYGVFSTPAGAAQAQQELLAAGLAAGLDPADGNRVYAGMSPDREQAKLLSSGLKNQGIELYVREVALPAVDQVSYNGTAEAVDSYFAISSQLLSELSGLSASLLSGAGSVTDSSAVSDLHMQWTQAVKLLESGLSPEGQGIASGLEKSMSRGISALNEYGKNKAEGLLWEVQEAMMSFLTGQKSLLTAIS is encoded by the coding sequence ATGACATTCCGGTTTGACGGGGAGACGGCAGAACGGAAGGCGGAGATGGCAGACCGCCGGATGGTAAGGGAACCTGGTAGAACCCTGGAGCTTGAAGACAGGGGACAGCGTGAGGAGATCAGAACCACTACGCATCTCCGTGCAGATGAATATATAGTTGATCTGGAACGGGAAGAACCCCCCCGCGCCGCCGAAGTATCTTATATGAAATCCTCCGGTCCGCGCCGCCGGAACTGGGATGATTCAGATGGAGAATATGAGACTGGACAGTATTCTATTATCCCTGACTCAAGAACACGCACCATTCCTGTTTATGCAGAGGATTACAGGGAAGATGATAACGGACCAGGCGAGTATTACCCGTTGTTTGAGGATGAACGGGACCCTGAGCCGGAACGGTTCGGGCAGTTCAGCATGAATGGGAATCTGTATGGAGGCTCCTACCATACCCGGCGCCCCTCCTATTGGTGGAAGTTCGCACTGTCCGTAGCGGGAGCGTTAGGTACGGGAATCCTGCTCGGCTATGCCGCGTTGTCCTTCATCGGCAGCGGGGGGAGCGGCACCGGGAATGGAAACGGCAGCACCGCTATTCAGACGGGAACCGTCCAGAGCCAGAATGTCACTGACGGGGGAACGGAAGCGGATATCACCGGCGTTCCGGTTGAAGGAACCGGTGAAGCAGTGGCAGTGCATGTTCCCGTACAGATTGCGGCGCAGAGCTATTATCTGCTCCAATACGGTGTCTTCAGCACACCGGCTGGTGCTGCGCAGGCTCAGCAGGAGCTGCTGGCTGCAGGTCTTGCTGCGGGTCTGGATCCCGCGGACGGCAACCGGGTGTACGCCGGGATGTCGCCTGACCGCGAGCAGGCCAAGCTGCTCAGCAGCGGCCTGAAGAATCAGGGCATCGAGCTGTATGTAAGGGAAGTTGCGTTGCCCGCTGTGGATCAGGTCAGCTATAACGGAACGGCGGAAGCAGTGGACAGCTATTTCGCAATCAGCAGCCAGTTGTTAAGTGAGCTGAGCGGCTTGTCTGCTTCGCTGCTGAGCGGTGCGGGCAGTGTGACAGACAGCTCAGCGGTAAGTGATCTTCATATGCAGTGGACCCAGGCGGTCAAGCTGCTGGAGTCCGGGCTGTCTCCGGAAGGCCAGGGCATTGCCTCAGGATTGGAGAAATCCATGAGCAGGGGGATATCCGCACTGAACGAGTATGGCAAGAATAAGGCAGAGGGCCTGCTCTGGGAAGTACAGGAAGCTATGATGAGCTTTTTGACCGGACAAAAAAGCCTGTTGACTGCGATAAGCTGA
- the radC gene encoding RadC family protein, with protein MESQSFMLRDLPHEERPRERMMHYGAESLSQAELLAILLRTGAQSESAIHIAQRLLGITGGLRGLADLSIEELTTIKGIGPAKAVQLKAGIELGRRMANSRLTEPVIIRSPQDAAEILTEQLRYLQKEHFICLFLNTKNHVIAQETLSMGSLNASIVHPREVFRAAMKCSSAAIICAHNHPSGDPTPSPEDISLTSRLMQAGEIVGIDVLDHLVIGDSSFVSLKEKGYM; from the coding sequence ATGGAGTCGCAATCATTTATGCTGCGTGACCTCCCCCATGAAGAACGACCACGAGAGCGCATGATGCATTATGGGGCGGAATCATTAAGTCAGGCGGAGCTGCTGGCTATTCTGCTGCGCACGGGTGCGCAGAGTGAATCAGCTATTCATATTGCCCAGCGGTTGCTCGGCATTACTGGCGGCCTCCGCGGACTGGCGGACCTGAGCATTGAAGAACTGACAACAATCAAAGGCATTGGCCCTGCCAAGGCCGTGCAACTGAAAGCAGGCATAGAGCTGGGAAGACGCATGGCGAACTCCCGGCTTACAGAACCGGTTATCATCCGCAGTCCCCAGGACGCGGCGGAGATTCTAACCGAGCAGCTGCGTTATTTGCAGAAGGAGCATTTCATCTGCTTGTTTCTGAATACGAAGAATCATGTTATTGCGCAGGAAACATTGTCCATGGGCAGCCTTAACGCCTCCATTGTGCATCCCCGCGAGGTGTTCCGGGCAGCCATGAAATGCAGCAGCGCAGCTATTATATGCGCACATAATCATCCGAGCGGTGACCCGACGCCGAGTCCTGAAGACATCTCCTTGACCTCAAGGCTGATGCAGGCGGGCGAAATCGTCGGCATCGACGTGCTGGATCATCTGGTCATCGGTGACAGCAGCTTTGTAAGTTTGAAAGAAAAAGGTTATATGTAA